The Cyclobacteriaceae bacterium genome includes a region encoding these proteins:
- a CDS encoding TldD/PmbA family protein: MKRRDFIQLSGMGAAGAAAMLSGIPGMGQTISPERALEAIDPALKKRLADVALNAARAKGATYTDIRIGRYLNQFIVTREDKVQNIVNTESYGAGIRVIANGGWGFAATDKMDNDSIARAAELAVAIAKENSRLLMEPVRLAPQKGYGEVNWKAPIEKNAFEVPIKEKVDLLLSVNAVAMKGGADYITSLLGLINEQKYFASSDGSYIDQDIHRIWPAFFITAIDKTTGKFETRNTLSAPMGMGYEYLDVRPQDKIAGVTTRYKGRYDMFEDARAGGIQAKEKLSAKSVEPGKYDLVLDPSHLGLTIHESVGHPTELDRVLGYEANFAGTSFLTLDKWESKKFNFGNKLVNIVADKAQVGSLGAVGYDDEGVKCGQWDIIKDGILVNYQTIRDQAHILKLDASQGCCYADNWSSVQFQRMPNISLQPGKEKKSVDDLIKGVEKGIYIIGDGSFSIDQQRYNFQFGGQLFYEIKNGKLGSMLKDVAYQSNSQEFWNSCGGMADESDYRLWGAFGDGKGQPPQSNSVSHGSSTTRFNGVNVINTARKIG, from the coding sequence TTGAAACGCAGAGATTTTATTCAATTGTCGGGCATGGGAGCAGCCGGTGCTGCCGCTATGCTTTCAGGCATTCCCGGGATGGGTCAGACCATTTCGCCGGAACGCGCACTTGAAGCGATTGATCCCGCTTTAAAGAAGCGCCTTGCCGATGTGGCCCTCAATGCCGCACGTGCAAAAGGCGCAACCTATACCGATATCAGGATTGGTCGATACCTGAATCAGTTCATCGTCACCAGAGAAGACAAAGTTCAGAACATCGTGAACACCGAATCATATGGTGCCGGTATTCGCGTCATCGCCAACGGTGGATGGGGATTTGCAGCAACAGACAAAATGGACAATGACAGCATCGCGAGAGCAGCTGAACTGGCCGTCGCCATTGCGAAAGAAAATTCAAGACTGTTGATGGAGCCCGTAAGACTCGCTCCTCAAAAAGGATACGGCGAGGTGAACTGGAAAGCACCAATCGAAAAAAATGCATTTGAAGTTCCTATAAAGGAAAAGGTTGACCTTCTTTTAAGTGTGAATGCGGTTGCCATGAAAGGCGGAGCCGATTACATCACATCCCTGCTCGGACTTATCAATGAGCAGAAATACTTCGCGTCTTCCGACGGATCATATATCGATCAGGACATTCACCGCATCTGGCCAGCATTCTTTATTACTGCCATCGACAAGACCACAGGAAAATTTGAAACACGAAATACACTCAGCGCTCCGATGGGAATGGGCTATGAGTATCTCGATGTACGACCACAGGATAAAATAGCCGGGGTCACTACCCGATACAAAGGACGCTATGATATGTTTGAAGATGCCAGAGCCGGTGGAATTCAGGCAAAGGAAAAACTATCAGCAAAATCAGTAGAACCGGGCAAGTACGATCTTGTACTCGATCCTTCTCACCTCGGATTAACCATCCATGAATCTGTAGGTCACCCTACCGAACTGGATCGTGTGCTGGGCTATGAAGCCAACTTTGCAGGGACAAGCTTTCTCACACTGGATAAATGGGAATCCAAAAAATTCAACTTCGGCAATAAGCTGGTGAACATCGTCGCTGACAAAGCACAGGTAGGATCACTGGGTGCCGTTGGATATGATGATGAAGGTGTCAAGTGCGGTCAGTGGGACATTATCAAGGATGGTATTCTTGTTAACTACCAGACGATCCGCGATCAGGCACATATTCTTAAGCTGGATGCATCTCAGGGTTGTTGCTATGCTGACAACTGGAGCAGCGTTCAGTTCCAGCGCATGCCGAACATTTCATTGCAGCCAGGAAAAGAAAAGAAGAGTGTTGATGATCTTATCAAAGGTGTTGAAAAAGGCATTTACATCATAGGTGATGGATCTTTCTCAATTGATCAGCAACGATATAACTTCCAATTCGGAGGTCAGCTTTTCTATGAGATCAAGAATGGTAAGCTGGGAAGCATGTTGAAAGATGTTGCCTATCAAAGCAACTCTCAGGAATTCTGGAACTCTTGCGGCGGTATGGCAGACGAAAGCGACTATCGTCTGTGGGGAGCATTTGGTGATGGTAAAGGACAGCCACCACAAAGCAATTCCGTGTCACACGGTTCTTCTACCACCCGCTTTAATGGAGTGAATGTTATCAACACAGCAAGAAAAATAGGATAA
- a CDS encoding TldD/PmbA family protein — MAILTKDEAQALLKKMLAYSKADECEINLNGSIGGNVRYARNSVSTSGVINQLNIVVSSAYGKKLGTATINELDDASLEKVVRRSEELAQLAPENPEYVPFLGPQKYAEPVTYVPATAAITPKLRADNVAKSLEVAKSNKAVAAGFLEDSNGFSAMANSHGLFAYNTNTFTNFSITVRTEDGKGSGYATRGYNDITKLDTKAATEIATDKAIKSATAKAIEPGKYTVILEPAAAAVLLENIFFALDARQADEGRSFLSLPGGKTRLNEKLMDERVNIYSDPLNPELPTSTWNGDGRPQEKITWIEKGVVKNLTYSRYWAEKKGVKSVPGPDAIIMDGGTKSVQELIKGTKKGILVTRLWYIRSVDPQSLLLTGLTRDGTFYIENGEIKHPIKNFRFNESPVIMLNNLEELGKVERTVSVESNLNYLLPPLKIRDFTFTSLSDAV, encoded by the coding sequence ATGGCAATACTAACAAAAGACGAAGCTCAGGCTTTGTTAAAAAAAATGCTGGCTTATTCAAAAGCCGATGAGTGCGAGATTAATCTGAACGGAAGCATCGGCGGTAATGTTCGCTATGCAAGAAATTCGGTTTCAACCAGTGGCGTGATCAATCAGTTGAACATTGTTGTATCCTCAGCGTATGGAAAGAAGCTGGGAACAGCAACGATCAATGAGCTCGATGATGCATCATTGGAGAAAGTCGTGCGACGTTCGGAAGAGCTTGCTCAGCTTGCACCTGAAAATCCGGAGTACGTTCCCTTTCTGGGTCCGCAGAAATATGCCGAGCCTGTTACTTATGTTCCTGCTACTGCTGCTATCACACCGAAGCTTCGTGCCGACAATGTTGCGAAGAGTCTGGAAGTAGCAAAAAGCAACAAGGCTGTTGCCGCAGGATTTCTGGAAGACAGTAATGGATTTTCTGCAATGGCGAATTCGCACGGATTGTTTGCTTACAACACAAATACATTCACCAACTTTTCAATCACCGTCCGCACGGAAGATGGAAAAGGTTCCGGATATGCAACAAGAGGTTATAACGATATCACCAAGCTCGACACCAAAGCAGCGACTGAGATTGCTACTGATAAGGCGATCAAGTCAGCCACTGCAAAAGCGATTGAGCCGGGAAAGTATACCGTTATCCTTGAACCTGCCGCCGCCGCTGTTTTGCTGGAGAACATCTTCTTTGCATTGGATGCAAGACAGGCCGATGAAGGCAGAAGCTTCCTGAGCTTACCCGGCGGAAAAACCCGCCTCAATGAAAAGCTGATGGATGAAAGAGTAAATATCTACTCTGATCCATTGAATCCTGAATTACCTACCAGCACCTGGAATGGTGATGGTCGTCCTCAGGAAAAAATCACATGGATTGAAAAAGGTGTTGTCAAGAACCTTACCTACTCACGCTATTGGGCGGAGAAGAAAGGTGTTAAGTCAGTACCCGGTCCTGATGCAATTATCATGGATGGCGGAACCAAATCTGTTCAGGAACTGATCAAAGGAACCAAGAAGGGAATTCTTGTAACACGTTTGTGGTACATACGTTCCGTCGATCCTCAATCACTCTTGCTGACAGGACTTACACGCGATGGCACTTTCTACATTGAGAACGGTGAGATCAAGCATCCGATCAAGAACTTCCGTTTCAACGAAAGTCCGGTGATCATGCTGAACAACCTGGAAGAACTCGGAAAGGTTGAGCGTACCGTCAGCGTTGAATCCAATCTGAATTACCTGCTGCCTCCTTTGAAAATTCGTGACTTCACTTTCACGAGTCTCTCGGACGCAGTATAG